One window of Coregonus clupeaformis isolate EN_2021a unplaced genomic scaffold, ASM2061545v1 scaf1615, whole genome shotgun sequence genomic DNA carries:
- the LOC121570405 gene encoding LOW QUALITY PROTEIN: G-protein coupled receptor family C group 5 member D (The sequence of the model RefSeq protein was modified relative to this genomic sequence to represent the inferred CDS: deleted 2 bases in 2 codons), with translation MVFPFQIHKSIFLILLFNVPLPSTCQTTLNAHSTLNQTIPHTAATSSNAIPNTTTNNSTVKSTINRGTTPFLQRNFSSNSTSQDAILGCGADLDPIYSYLCDRQVAWGIVVESLASLGFVVSSGLLVGLLFWTLWKCVSSRQRRGIGGSVASMALFLVSTAGVFALTFAFVIRLPHQTCPTRLFLFGVLFSLAFSCLLARCLALLGFGVTRGWGESGVALALFTLQVVIATEWLIIVLLRDGQPCQYSQGEFVMLLIYVLVLLATGLVLSLCCLCHSCLTYSYSYSGGTHRQSKGPGHTALPHPAAVRCHLGGVDRPADPGYMEMGRRPQWDDPVLSIALVANGWVLLLGHGLAQVVLLCRWEASSKEGPLDFGGWTSPNANSARAGQPERRKGEQKL, from the exons ATGGTCTTTCCATTCCAGATACACAAATCAATTTTTCTCATCCTACTATTCAATGTCCCACTTCCCAGCACATGTCAGACCACACTGAATGCCCACAGCACCCTCAACCAAACCATCCCTCACACTGCTGCCACTAGCTCTAATGCTATCCCCAATACCACCACTAATAATTCCACAGTAAAATCCACTATCAACCGAGGCACCACTCCCTTCCTCCAGCGCAACTTTTCCTCAAACTCTACTTCCCAGGATGCAATCCTGGGGTGTGGGGCGGATCTGGACCCCATCTACTCCTACCTGTGTGACCGTCAGGTGGCGTGGGGTATCGTGGTGGAGAGCCTGGCCTCACTGGGCTTTGTGGTCAGTTCAGGGCTGCTGGTGGGGCTGCTGTTCTGGACCCTGTGGAAGTGTGTGTCGTCCCGCCAGCGCAGGGGCATCGGGGGGAGCGTAGCCTCCATGGCTCTGTTCCTGGTCAGCACGGCAGGGGTCTTCGCCCTGACCTTTGCCTTCGTCATCCGCCtc ccccaccagacatgccccACGCGCCTCTTCCTGTTCGGGGTGCTGTTCTCCCTGGCTTTCTCCTGCCTGCTGGCGCGCTGCCTGGCCCTGCTGGGCTTCGGTGTGACCCGGGGCTGGGGGGAGAGTGGGGTGGCCCTGGCCCTCTTCACCCTCCAGGTGGTCATCGCTACAGAGTGGCTGATCATCGTACTGCTGCGGGACGGCCAGCCCTGTCAGTACTCCCAGGGGGAGTTTGTCATGTTGCTCATCTACGTGCTGGTTCTGCTGGCCACCGGCCTGGTCCTCTCCCTGTGCTGCCTCTGCCACTCCTGTCTCACCTACAGCTATAGCTACAGCGGGGGCACCCACCGACAGAGCAAAGGTCCAGGCCACACTGCTCTGCCTCACCCTGCTGCTGTCCGCTGCCATCTGGGTGGTGTGGATCGCCCTGCTGACCCGGGGTA CATGGAGATGGGCCGGCGGCCGCAGTGGGATGACCCGGTGCTGAGTATAGCCCTGGTGGCCAACGGCTGGGTCCTGCTGCTGGGCCACGGACTGGCCCAAGTGGTCCTCCTCTGCAGGTGGGAGGCCAGCTCCAAGGAGGGCCCCCTCGACTTTGGCGGATGGACCAGTCCCAATGCCAACTCTGCCAGGGCTGGGCAGCCCGAAAGAAGGAAGGGAGAACAGAAGCTTTGA
- the pde6hb gene encoding retinal cone rhodopsin-sensitive cGMP 3',5'-cyclic phosphodiesterase subunit gamma has protein sequence MNTAPPAGSALATPAGTAGPTTPKKGPPKFKQRQTRTFKSKAPKPGQKGFGDDIPGMEGLGTDIAVVCPWEAYGDMELSDLAKYGII, from the exons ATGAACACAGCTCCCCCTGCAGGAAGCGCCCTGGCCACGCCCGCCGGAACAGCTGGCCCCACCACCCCCAAGAAGGGACCCCCTAAGTTCAAGCAGAGGCAGACCCGTACATTCAAGAGCAAGGCCCCCAAACCTGGCCAGAAAGG ATTTGGTGATGACATCCCCGGCATGGAGGGTCTTGGCACAG aCATAGCAGTGGTCTGCCCATGGGAGGCCTACGGCGACATGGAACTCAGTGATCTGGCCAAATATGGAATCATCTAA